In Epinephelus fuscoguttatus linkage group LG6, E.fuscoguttatus.final_Chr_v1, the DNA window CCATGTAGCAGCGTGTGTTTACAGTGGGCGTCTGTTATGAGGAGCTTCGCTCCAGGCTTGTGTCAGACTTTCCACACGTTGATATCACATGTCCTCAATGCCATTACGCATAATCCAAACAATTTGATTCCACAGCCGTTATAAACAAAATGAGTCAGGAGCTCCAGGTCATTGTTGAGGCAGAGGAATGAGAGTTCCCAACATTCCTCGCTGGTTTTGAAGGATTCCGCCATAGCACGGGTGATGGGATAGCCTCAGTGTGCAGACACAACAACATTACCAACACACCCATCTGTGCAGCATCCCCACCCAAGCCTTAAGGTCTCCTCTTTGTGACTGTGTACTGAAATAGTAACATCATTTAATcaaaccacacacatacacacacaaaaagacacccCACTGAACAGtacaaaacatacagtacatgggATATTGACAGATTTAGCGTTTTTAACCAGCAACTCTATTTTtctataaaaatagaaataaaacactgctgttcactgttaaaagcacaataaaaagacggtttatgttaaaaaaaaatctaatctcggggaaaaaaatgcaaaattctGATGTGAATTTGCTTCTATTTGTTTATCATGACCATCTTTAGACCTGCTTCTCACCGTTTGCCCATATCTGTCCATGATACTGACTGaaatcataaaaacatattttatgatCTTTGTTATCGCCTTCACTATTTTCTTTATAGTGACCATCTTTGTACCTGGTGTAAAGTGCAGGCGTTTTACTGGCTCCTGGTTTCAGTTTATTACAAACACAAGTGTGTGTATTGTTACCAAGAACATTACatcatttttttgattgattttgttggctgattttcatgttttcaacaACTTAAACGCATCAAACTGTCCAATAACACTTTGGAAGATcccaaaataaagtaaaagaagCTTTAGAATTAGCCCTTTTTCAGTATTTGGGAAGTTGGCACAAGGTTTTCACCTAGTAACAGTGTTATGAGCGTGTTAGTATGTTTGTCACTAATGGATTGACGCTGTAATTATGGCCTAATTCGTGACCATAAAGGGAGCGAGCGGAAGCAATAACAGTTAAAGAAGCAGGAAagaacatttgtgtgtgtgttttggaatGGTGACGAGGAACAAGTCAGAATACATCaaactgttttgtgtctcaatCTCGTTCAGACTTATAATTCCCCGACATAAGCCTTGTCATGTTTGAGAACATGAGGTGCAAAATGTGTTGCCTGGGGCAGATTAAtcattagacacacacacaaaacacacacagcttgatTACATGAGCCTCTTGCTTTTTCTGAGACGGACacgcacgtgcacacacacacacacacacacacacacacacacacaccctctcctTGGAGTTGAGAGGCAGGCGTTGTTCTATAAAAGCTGCACCCAGCGGAGGTAAAGAGAGCAAAGCACATTCTCTATCAGCAggggagaaacacacactccaacacacacttgcacacacagatTAGCGCAGGACCGTCATACACACAACACTCTTCCTGGGATATGAACCCTCTCGTCCTCACCTGTCTCCTGTGCTTTGGTAAGTCTGgacttgttttctgtgtgtgtgtgtgtgtgtgtgtgtgcagagagggTGAATCaaagaaatggagaaaaatgtaaaaaggtaTGAGAACagggagaggggggggggggggtgaaggaaggaaggaagaaataTCTCTGCGAGTGAGGACTTGTCAGGCAGGAGAGAAATATTCAGGCATTTTAGGGAGAATAATTTGTGTCACAAGTGTGGCTCTCTGTGAAAAGGTCAACATACTTCAGATACTTAATTAGCCTTTGATTGAGCCTGATTCATCATTGTTCTTGATTGGTGTGAACGATGTGTTCAAGTACAGTGCCGTCCTGGATGTGGACTGGTTGTACTGGTTTCAGTGTGGATAGAGTGTCTAATTTAAAAGCTACCAATATTTTAAGATGAATGGATGAGTCAGCTGTAAATGGGCCAAGATTATATAATACAATGCTTATAGCAAGTAACTAGGCAACCTTAAGTTCCAggtcaccacagaagaagaataaatgtctatttctgtcttttaaagaagaaaaatgaaCGTTCTGGATAGGCTTAATTGATTTTATCTCTTCATTGCGACAGGTTCAAGTCTTGGTTTGAGAGAACATGCTCCTTCATGCTCCTACGTACTGGGCGTAGACATATGAACCCACATTAAACTGCATCACATGACTTAAACTTTGACCCTAATTGCTTTTTACTGCTTATCATTGCCATTTGATCTCATGCATTATTCtctttatctgtgtgttttacagtaGTCTCCGGTGCTCTAGGTGCTCAGGGATCTGAGGCCACGTTCTCCGGTGAACTAGCCGGAGTGACCGGGGGTCCGGCCTCCGGGGAGGGCCTCCCGAGTTCGCTGAGTGACGATGACGAGCTGGAAGTAGACGAGGATGTTTCAGGAGGAGACACTGAAAATATCAACATATTAGGTATGAGTCTTTTCTTCTTGACTTTGAGGTTCTTTATTTCCCTTGAAATGCCGATTATTTTGGGTTGAAGCTTGTATGACACTGTTTATAGAATAGCTAAATCTTAAGTGTTATGTTTCTGAGTGCAACAGAGAAATGAAGAAACAAAATTGGCTGACGATAATCTGTACCTTCTGCATAATGCGACCAGTTTGGCGAAAGTTGTCAAGACATTCTTTTagaaaagtacaaaataaaaaaacttgtACAAGAAAAGattcttaaaggtccagtgtccaTCCAGGGGATTCAGTAGAATGTTgcagtgaggattacagattgcaactTCTCCTAGTTGGAAATCCTTTAGCGTTaattgttcaggaagtttttaccggTTGCCGCATTCGCCGtggaggtctcttcctctccaaaacaaatggacctgtgatttaaaccattaaaaacactgactaaagcaCTTTCACGTTAAAGAAAATTAGTTTTTCCGACGCTGCTCGTCAgtgaggggctgctaactacggtagCTGACCTGAAAACATGActggccctatttagagccagtatttagtttgtccattctgggccactgtagaaacatgttgGTGTAACATGGCAACTCCATGGATGAGGATGTaagactgaaaaaaaatctttaaagaagtgcagaaaaaaatgttttccccATAAACAGACTTTAAATTCAGTCAATGATAGATACAGTTTTCAGGATGGCTTTGTTGGTCATGTAACTTTTTTCTTGACTCATAAATCTTTTGTAAATTTTGTTTCACTGTCACAAAAGTAAAGACTGATAACATCCAAGGTTGTTAGTTTTGAGAGTGCATGGAAGACTCTAGTAATGCCTGAATATTCATCTTGTAAAATGATCCGAACATTCGGCCCAGAAACTCCTTTAAGTTTAAACAAAAACGAAACCTCAGCTACAGTTTCACCACCGGTTTCTCCTCCTACAGAGTTACATCCCGGTAAagatgagaagaagaaaagaaagggcAAAGGCAAGAGGAAGAACAGGCACAGGAGCAAAAGCACGACTCCTCTCAACCCTGCACACACTTTCTTCACTGACACGTCGACTCTCAGCACCACAGAGGATCCCTGCACCTCCACCCACCTGACCTACTGCATCCATGGTTACTGCAAGTTCATAGAGGGCCTTCAGGAGccagtgtgcatgtgagtcaaGCATCACttccctttgtttgtttgtatgcatGTGATTATGAACTCCATGGGTAGTGCAAAATGAAATCCATCCTAAAAgcaaatatatacatttatgtGTGCACCAAGTTTAAACCTCTTTGAACCTCATAACCTCACATTGTTATGTTAACTCTTCCCTCTGCAGATGCATGAAGGGTTACGATGGGGAGCGCTGTGGGATCCAAACTCTGGGGACCATTAAAACCAAGTCCGATCAGATCAACAACACCGAGCTGGTGCAGACGGTCTTAGTGATCATCGCCGTGGTCCTGTCGGTCATCAGCTGCACCGCCATCCTGCTCATGACCTGCGCTCAGTAAGTATGCCACTGGCTCGCAGCTCTGCACTTGAGGCTTGTAATGCAGGGGAATCATCCGCTGGCTCTCAGAAGAAACATCGGTGTCTGTAGATaggaagccagtgagggatcaTGTGATTGAATTGGTACAAACTCCTCAATCACAGGTGCAAAGATGTTGATTCATGTGAACCTCAGTGGAAGTCTAAACCCAGCCTAGGCTAACAAAGGTGGCACTGATAAGCATAGTGTACACATGGGAGTTTTGCCAGTTACTTTAGATAAAGCGGGAAGATAAGGGGAAAAATTTCAGAATGAAACTGATGAAATGTAGTGAAAGGTTGTTAGACAAGTCAAAATATAACTGAATACATCAATAAATTATATTGTTTAATAAtcatttgtaaaaaacaaaaacaaaacaaaaaacacacacaaacacataccaAGATCGTACTTTTCCTTCAACCACCATCAGTaaatcaaataatttaaaatgtgttactTATTTTACACTTCCACTTAACTTTCCCACTTCATTTTAAGTCATATTTTGAGGGTTTCTGTATTAGGTATGGAAGCATTTTAGAATTTCATGTCTCAGTTATCCTGACCAAAATAACCAATATTCAAAATATTATCCTAAAAAATCGGCAAAACTTGACTGTAAACTGTGCAAAACAgggtccttgctgcagcagccgcagATTCAATTCCACCCcatggccccttgctgcatgctgtcccctttctctctccccctttgaCGCTTTACAATTATCCTGTCATGAAAAGGCAacaaagcacacaaacaaacacaaaaaaagacaaaaaaaaaagcaaagaaaaaccTTGCCTAAAGCTCTGAAATTGGCATGAAAACATACAGAAGTCACTTTGCCTTAAATTTTGTCAAGAAACGGTTTTGGCTGtctcatctattttttttttgtataaagcACCATGAACACAA includes these proteins:
- the areg gene encoding proheparin-binding EGF-like growth factor: MNPLVLTCLLCFVVSGALGAQGSEATFSGELAGVTGGPASGEGLPSSLSDDDELEVDEDVSGGDTENINILELHPGKDEKKKRKGKGKRKNRHRSKSTTPLNPAHTFFTDTSTLSTTEDPCTSTHLTYCIHGYCKFIEGLQEPVCICMKGYDGERCGIQTLGTIKTKSDQINNTELVQTVLVIIAVVLSVISCTAILLMTCAHYRSHKNFLASYLGTGTEQEKLQKPIGDVVV